Proteins encoded together in one Diabrotica undecimpunctata isolate CICGRU chromosome 3, icDiaUnde3, whole genome shotgun sequence window:
- the LOC140436571 gene encoding uncharacterized protein, translated as MEVKQEPPDTIYIEERNCYIEDSSQTDKTLKVEIKQEIVDDFIIENTANPFDIQNDNFINIKQEVINCDIKSELLSKDQDDIVKTEGHITIFNEPSIKKHSKQFLKKQFRKGKFEKRLLYPTFKSKLKNVRKKKKKSNVSNTKVVFVCHLCGKYYIRKNEFTRHLVSHCVKKSIFSKLHNHRQFAEENQLFSKQNLMPTRIRIKNEMAIEEYIDLKDDSSEAVEEDRPFQCDICLKCFKRKEYLKRHKQSHKDDKPFQCEICSKCFGDKATLTVHKLCHTTDKPFECEICLKGFKRKTYLKSHMYIHMKDKPYQCEVCLKSFICKYRLKYHMYNHTGEKLFTCDICSKGFIQKTYLTAHKRCHSDDKPFKCEYCLRSFVQKENWRAHVYLHTGFKPYLCEICSKRFPSKRNLDLHKTSHVINSPHKCEYCQKHFKRKDYLKCHILIHTGERPFKCDICSKSFQRKICLRDHMYTHSEDKPFTCHVCSKGFTRKICLKKHMSLHSSGT; from the exons ATGGAAGTGAAACAAGAACCTCCAGACACTATTTATATTGAAGAAAGAAATTGTTATATTGAAGATTCCTCACAGACTGATAAGACTTTAAAAGTTGAAATCAAACAAGAAATTGTTGAtgattttataatagaaaatactGCAAATCCGTTCGATATTCAAaatgataattttattaatattaagcaAGAAGTTATTAATTGTGATATAAAGAGTGAACTCTTATCGAAAGATCAAGATGATATAGTTAAAACTGAGGGGCACATTACTATTTTTAACGAACCTAGTATTAAAAAGCACTCGAAACAATTTCTTAAAAAGCAATTTAGAAAAGGAAAATTTGAAAAGCGACTGTTATATCCAACTTTTAAATCAA aATTGAAAAATGTtcgcaagaaaaagaagaaatcaaACGTTTCCAACACCAAGGTCGTTTTTGTTTGCCATTTATGCGGAAAGTATTACATAAGAAAAAATGAATTTACACGACACTTAGTGTCACATTGTGTAAAGAAAAGCATATTTTCTAAACTACACAATCATAGACAGTTTGCCGAAGAAAACCAATTATTTTCGAAGCAAAATTTGATGCCAACGCGGATTCGAATAAAAAATGAAATGGCTATTGAAGAATATATTGATCTTAAGGATGACTCTAGTGAAGCTGTCGAGGAAGACAGACCTTTCCAGTGTGATATTTGTTTGAAGTGTTTCAAGCGTAAAGAATATTTGAAACGCCATAAACAGAGCCATAAAGATGATAAGCCATTCCAATGTGAGATTTGTTCTAAATGTTTCGGAGACAAAGCCACTTTAACTGTTCACAAATTGTGCCACACTACTGATAAACCATTTGAATGCGAAATTTGTCTGAAAGGATTCAAACGCAAAACGTATTTGAAGAGTCATATGTATATTCATATGAAAGATAAGCCATACCAGTGTGAGGTATGTTTAAAATCTTTTATATGCAAATATCGTCTCAAATATCATATGTACAACCACACGGGAGAAAAATTATTTACATGTGATATATGCTCTAAAGGATTTATCCAGAAAACGTACTTGACTGCTCATAAACGATGTCATAGCGACGACAAACCATTTAAATGCGAATACTGCCTTAGATCTTTCGTTCAGAAAGAAAATTGGAGAGCCCATGTTTATCTTCACACTGGCTTCAAACCATACCTATGCGAAATTTGTTCTAAACGATTTCCCAGCAAAAGAAACTTGGACCTACATAAAACTTCCCATGTAATCAACTCTCCGCATAAGTGTGAATATTGCCAGAAGCATTTTAAAAGGAAAGATTACTTAAAATGCCATATTTTGATTCACACCGGAGAGAGGCCATTCAAATGTGACATATGTTCAAAGAGTTTTCAAAGGAAAATCTGTCTAAGGGATCATATGTATACGCATTCGGAAGATAAACCTTTTACATGCCACGTATGCTCGAAGGGATTTACACGAAAGATTTGTTTGAAGAAACATATGTCGCTACATTCTAGTGGTACGTGA